The following nucleotide sequence is from Pedobacter sp. PACM 27299.
CGGCAAGGTCGTATTCATCTTGAAGGCCTTTAGAAACAAATTCCTGAGCCCTCACCTGGGGATGTGTTTTCAGGATAGTGGTCAGGTTCCAGACCATCCCTACCCCGAGCAGATAATTCCCACGTACCGGATTAATGCCATCTGCGTAATTCCTGGTAAAAGCGCTTTGCTGCTGCGCATAATTGGCACTGAATCCAGAGCCCCTGCCCTGCATTACCCCAAACAATGAGAATGTTGGATAATAGGATTTTCTGAACAAATGTGCTTGCTCTTTACTCAGATCCACTTTACTGCGGTAAAACTGCAGCAATGGATGTGATTTTTCCTGGAGCACACTATCGGTAAATAAATGCTGTGGAATTCGGGTAATGGAAGCCGTATCCAATTCCAGACTCGTTACGGTTTCGCCCATCAATACCCCTAGTCTGTTGGCTTGTTCCTGCTCCAAATCTTTTGCTTTTGTTAAAGCAATCTTTGCACTGGACAATTCCGCTTTAGCCAGAGAGGAATCTACACCGGCAATCAAACCGTTACTTGCCCTGATTACAGCGGTATTTTTAAAGGTAATTGCTCTTTGAAGATTATTCTCCTGTGTTCTCCTCAACCTTTGTGCGGCCAATAAGTTCAGGTAAGCGGCAGAAACACGGATTTTTTGCTGGAACTGCTCCTGAACCAAGTCTTGCTCATCCCGTTTCAGAATGCCTGCAGATACTTTTACCCGTTC
It contains:
- a CDS encoding TolC family protein, with product MPKPLLFMVVVTGFLILSTTSTYAQTLYLKDAINTALSNYGSIKAKKNYVNASEAGLQQARKDYLPNLNLSAQQDYGTINGQNGPSYGLGGLGVASSGPAFDQQNWNAAFGALYLANVNWDFFSFGKIKERVKVSAGILKRDEQDLVQEQFQQKIRVSAAYLNLLAAQRLRRTQENNLQRAITFKNTAVIRASNGLIAGVDSSLAKAELSSAKIALTKAKDLEQEQANRLGVLMGETVTSLELDTASITRIPQHLFTDSVLQEKSHPLLQFYRSKVDLSKEQAHLFRKSYYPTFSLFGVMQGRGSGFSANYAQQQSAFTRNYADGINPVRGNYLLGVGMVWNLTTILKTHPQVRAQEFVSKGLQDEYDLAEQQLQAQVAIADAKLKNALDNYKEAPIQVKAAAAAYLQKNTLYKNGLSTIVDLTQALFVLNRAETDRDIAYNNVWQALLLKSAALGNFDLFINEF